A stretch of the Ostrea edulis chromosome 9, xbOstEdul1.1, whole genome shotgun sequence genome encodes the following:
- the LOC125658480 gene encoding uncharacterized protein LOC125658480 yields MEHSFQNLSLNSPRKTRDPGGGVPHINPGGRARYDTVVDSIPHREDISGYYHSKRESKEEKTPKYTYYPITNVWQKEKSRLLDIPLEKYINCADMKQFSQTSPPKQTLTVRGDGNCFFRAISAVVSGSEAEHMTVRTAVTKHVSDHPDMYRTFLLSRGGMTKYISSMKRSREWATDTEIMATATLLRTVIMVYSPIQFGGKTEYHWQTFKPLDNTEMTHPVIYLSNKNEHFDPVLDVETEDTLHTKPKSLQY; encoded by the coding sequence ATGGAACATTCCTTTCAAAATCTCTCCCTCAATTCGCCGAGGAAAACCCGCGATCCAGGGGGAGGGGTTCCTCATATAAACCCCGGGGGGAGGGCACGATATGACACTGTGGTCGATTCTATACCACACAGGGAAGATATATCGGGATATTATCACTCCAAACGGGAGTCCAAGGAAGAAAAAACGCCAAAGTACACATACTACCCTATAACAAATGTGTGGCAAAAAGAGAAGTCCAGATTGTTGGATATTCCGctagaaaaatatataaactgtGCCGATATGAAACAATTTAGTCAAACTTCCCCGCCAAAACAAACTCTCACGGTCCGCGGGGATGGCAACTGCTTTTTTCGCGCCATCAGTGCAGTGGTGTCTGGTTCGGAAGCGGAACATATGACGGTTCGGACGGCGGTCACCAAACATGTTAGCGACCACCCGGATATGTATAGAACATTTCTCCTGAGTAGAGGTGGAATGACTAAATACATTTCAAGTATGAAAAGGTCACGAGAGTGGGCGACAGACACGGAGATCATGGCAACGGCTACTCTGCTGAGGACCGTTATAATGGTGTACTCTCCCATTCAATTTGGCGGGAAAACAGAATATCATTGGCAGACGTTTAAACCCTTAGACAACACAGAAATGACGCACCCTGTGATATATCTATCAAATAAAAACGAACATTTTGACCCAGTATTAGATGTAGAAACAGAGGACACATTACACACCAAACCGAAATCGCTGCAGTACTGA